A window of Variovorax sp. HW608 genomic DNA:
GACGTGCTGCATTCGCGCGTGGCACGCTCCGACATCCATGCGCTGACCACGCTGGGCTGCGCCGAGGTGCGCGTGGTCGGCCCGAAGACGCTGGTGCCGGGCGATCTCGCGCAGATGGGCGTGCGCGTGTGCCACACGCTGGAGGAAGGCATCAAGGACTGCGACGTGGTCATCATGCTGCGCCTGCAGAACGAACGGATGAGCGGCGCGCTGCTGCCGTCCTCGCAGGAATTCTTCAAGACCTACGGCCTCACGCCGGACAAGCTGCAGCTCGCCAAGCCGGATGCGATCGTCATGCATCCGGGGCCGATCAACCGCGGCGTGGAGATCGACTCCGCCGTGGTCGATGGACGGCAGAGCGTGATCCTGCCGCAGGTCACTTTCGGCATCGCGGTGCGCATGGCCGTGATGAGCATCGTCGCAGGGAACGAGTCATGAGCAGCAGCACAGTCCTGATCACCAACGGGCGCGTCGTCGACCCGGCATCCAGGCTCGATCGACAGGCCGACGTGGCGATCGCCGACGGAAAGATCGTCGCGATCGGCAACGTCGGCAGCGACTTCCGCGCGGACCGCACACTCGATGCGCAGGGCTGCCTCGTCGTGCCGGGGCTCGTCGATCTCTCGGCGCGGCTGCGCGAGCCCGGCTACGAGCACGAGCGCATGCTCGAAAGCGAAATGGCCGCGGCCGTGGCCGGCGGCGTCACGAGCCTCGTGTGCCCGCCCGACACCGACCCGGTGCTCGACGAGCCGGGCCTCGTCGAGATGCTCAAGTTCCGCGCCGAGAAGCTCCAGCGCGCGCGCCTGTTTCCGCAAGGCGCGTTGACGCGCGCTCTGGCGGGCGAGGTGCTGACCGAAATGGCCGAGCTGACCGAGGCCGGCTGCGTGGCCTTCGGGCAGGCCGATGTTCCGCTCGGCAACACGCAGGTGCTGCAACGTGCGCTGCAGTACGCGAGCACCTTCGGCTACGCCGTGTGGCTGCGCCCCCAGGATCGCGACCTGGGCAAGGGCGTGGCGGCGAGCGGTCCGCTCGCGACGCGCCTCGGCCTCGCCGGCGTGCCGGCGGCGGCGGAGACGATCGCCATCTTCACCATCGTCGAGCTCATGCGCGCGACCGGTGCGCGCGTGCATCTGTGCCGGCTCTCGAGCGCGGCCGGCGTGGCGCAGGTGCGCGCCGCCAAGGCGGAAGGGCTGCCGCTGACCTGCGACGTCAGCATCAACTCGCTGCACCTGGTCGATACCGACATCGGCTATTTCGACAGCCGCGCACGGCTCAGTCCTCCATTGCGGCAGCAGCGCGACCGCGATGCGCTCTCGGCCGCGCTGGCCGACGGCACCATCGATGCACTGGTGTCCGACCACACACCGGTCGAAGCCGATGCCAAGACGCTGCCCTTCGCTGAAAGCGAAGCGGGCGCGACCGGTCTCGAACTGCTGTTGCCGCTCGCGCTGCAATGGGGCGAGCACAGCGGCGCCGGCCTGATGCGCGCGATCGAGGTGGTCACCGCCGCGCCTGCCGGCCTGATCGGCACCGACGGTATCGGCCGCCTGGCGCAAGGCGGTGCGGCGGACCTGTGCGTGGTCGACCCGGCGCACGAGTGGCAGGTCACGCCCGAAGCGCTCAAGAGCCAGGGCAAGCACACCCCCTTCGGCGGCTATGCGCTGCACGGCCGCGCGCGCTTCACGCTGGTCGGCGGCCGTGTCGTCCACGACTGAACCACGACTGAAAGAGCCAGCTCGCCCGATGCACGCACTCTCCGCCAGCCTGAAGCTGCTGCGCGCCATCGCGCATATCTCCCGGGGCTGGTGGATCATCCGCACGAGGTTTCCGGCGCTTTCGGTTGCCGAGCGCCAGGCGCACGTGCAGCGCTGGGCCGAGCGCATGCTCAACCTCTTGGGCATCCGGCTCAGCGTGCAGGGCACGCCGCCGGCGCACGGGCCGGTGCTGCTGATCTGCAACCACCTGTCGTGGCTGGACATCCTCACCATTCACGCGGCGCGGCATGTGCGCTTCGTGTCGAAGTCCAATGTGCGGCACTGGCCGGTGATCGGCACGCTGTCGGACGGTGCCGGCTCGCTCTACATCGAGCGCGAGCGGCGGCGCGACGCGATGCGGGTGGTGCACCACATGGCGGAAGCGCTGCAGGACGGCGATGTGATCGCGGTCTTCCCCGAAGGCACGACCAGCGATGGCCACACCTTGTTGCCGTTCCATGCCAATTTGCTGCAGGCGGCGATTTCCTGCGGCGCCCCGGTGCAGCCGGCCGCGCTGCGCTTTGCCGATGCGGAGTCCGGCGAGACGAGCTACGCGCCGCGCTACATCGGCGAGGACAACCTGCTCTCGTCCGTCTGGAACACGCTGAAGGCGCCGCCGCTGCTCGCGATCGTGCGCTTCGGCGAGCCCCAGTCCTCGCATGGCCGAGAACGGCGCGCCTGGGCCAAGAGCCTGCACGACGACGTCCAGGAACTGCGCCGCGAGCTGAAGTAGGCACGCGCTCGGTGCACCCAAAAAACAGCGCCCCGGGGGGCGCTGTAGAACGGCGCAGGGAAGCGCCGGGAGGAGGAATCGTCGCTCAGTGGATATTGCCCTTCATCGGCAAGAGTTCGGTATGCGTTTGAAAACAAGATAGGCGCTGCTCGTCGCGCCCGCTGCCGGAGAAGACTGGGGGACGGCGTCGGCGGGTGCCTACAGGGCGGCCTGGCGCGGCAGCAGCACGAGGTAGTGGTCGAGCATCTGGAAATGGTCGTCCAGAAAGCGATCCTCGCTCGCACAGAGCTGGTCGATCGGCGTCCAGCTCGCCGCCGCGGCATCGTCGTCCGCGCGGATCGGCGGCGGTTCGCGATCGCCCAGATCGAAGAAGAAGCCGTGCGTGATGGTGCGGCCGCGCTGGCTCCGGTCGGGGCGGTCGAACACGTCGTTACCTTTGAGGCAGGCTTGTAGCATCGCGTGCGGCACCGCGAGGTGCGTTTCCTCGTCGAGTTCGCG
This region includes:
- a CDS encoding dihydroorotase; amino-acid sequence: MSSSTVLITNGRVVDPASRLDRQADVAIADGKIVAIGNVGSDFRADRTLDAQGCLVVPGLVDLSARLREPGYEHERMLESEMAAAVAGGVTSLVCPPDTDPVLDEPGLVEMLKFRAEKLQRARLFPQGALTRALAGEVLTEMAELTEAGCVAFGQADVPLGNTQVLQRALQYASTFGYAVWLRPQDRDLGKGVAASGPLATRLGLAGVPAAAETIAIFTIVELMRATGARVHLCRLSSAAGVAQVRAAKAEGLPLTCDVSINSLHLVDTDIGYFDSRARLSPPLRQQRDRDALSAALADGTIDALVSDHTPVEADAKTLPFAESEAGATGLELLLPLALQWGEHSGAGLMRAIEVVTAAPAGLIGTDGIGRLAQGGAADLCVVDPAHEWQVTPEALKSQGKHTPFGGYALHGRARFTLVGGRVVHD
- a CDS encoding lysophospholipid acyltransferase family protein, yielding MHALSASLKLLRAIAHISRGWWIIRTRFPALSVAERQAHVQRWAERMLNLLGIRLSVQGTPPAHGPVLLICNHLSWLDILTIHAARHVRFVSKSNVRHWPVIGTLSDGAGSLYIERERRRDAMRVVHHMAEALQDGDVIAVFPEGTTSDGHTLLPFHANLLQAAISCGAPVQPAALRFADAESGETSYAPRYIGEDNLLSSVWNTLKAPPLLAIVRFGEPQSSHGRERRAWAKSLHDDVQELRRELK